The sequence TATGGAGCTGATGGAGTATATATTTCATATGAGGTTTCAGAAGATTTAAAGAGTGTTGAAATAATAACAGTTGTAAAAATTGCAAACGAAACTGATAAAAAAGTAGAGGGAAAGTTAGAAACAGTTTTCTGTGACGGAGAGGAAAATATTATACTTACCATGAGGGGTGAAGTTAGTATAAAAGCTTTTTCCGTAGAATCTGTAGAATTAAAAGGAAGAATCTATAATCCTCATTTATGGAATGGACTTAAAGATCCATACTTATATAAAGTAATGACTAGCGTTTTAAATAATGGGAAAATAGTAGATGAGTTGTCAATAAGTACTGGATTAAGAAGTTATTCTGTTGATAACAATACCTTTTACTTAAATGGAGAGGTGTACAGTATTCATGGAGTTAACTATCATCAAGACAGCTATGAGAATGGGTGGGCAATGGATGATAGGCAGCGTATTAGAGATTACGATGTAATGCTTAATATGGGAGTTACAGCTGTTAGAATGGCTCATTATCAGCATGATAAATTTGAATATAGTTTATGTGATGAAACAGGGATATTGGTGTACTCTGAAATTCCACTTATAAATAGATCTAAATCAAAAGAATTTAAGATAGATTGGAATAAATTCTGTGGTAATATCAAGCAGCAGTTGGTGGAGATGATTCGTCAAAACTTTAATCATCCATCAGTGATTCTGTGGGGAATTTCTAACGAATTATATGATGTAGACGATGATACTTGCAAGTTGTATAAAGAGTTATGCTCATTAGCAAAATTAGAAGATAGGTCAAGAATGACTATTTATGCAGATAATACTGCTAGTAATAGTACAGATAAACGTTCTAAAGATACTGATCTCATAGGTTACAATAGATATGATGGATGGTATTATAGCAAATTAGGAGATATGAGTAAATGGATTGGTGAGAAAATAGCACAGAATAACTATAAGCCTGCTTGCATAAGCGAGTATGGTGCAGGGGGAGCTGTAAGTCATCATATGGAAGAGCCTAATCAAAAAGATATAGTGGCAGATGGAACTCCACACTACGAGGAATATCAAGCTACTTTTCACGAAGAAACTTGGGCTGATATTGCATCCAGTGGCAAGGTTTGGGGTTCATTTATATGGTGTATGTTTGATTTTGCATCCCATTCTCGTGTGGAAGGGGATACTTTAGGGATAAATGATAAAGGATTGGTAACTAGAAATCGCCTTATATATAAGGATGCATACTATTTTTATCAGTCAATCTGGTCTCATTCTAACACTCTTCATATAACTTCATCAAGAATGATTAATCGTGCAAATTTAATTCCAGAAGTAAAGATTTACTCAAATGCATTAATGGTAGAATTGTTTGTTGGTAATGAAAATGTAGGAGTAGTTAAAGCACAAGACTTGGATTCATATCATAATACTGTATTTAAGTTTGAAAATGTTTATATAGACAAAGGAATTAAAAATCAAGTTAGGGCAGTGGCAACATATTCAGATGGAACGACCAAAGATGAGATGGTTCAATGGGTAGGAGTTGGTTAATCCAATTTATGACTTTGTTCTTTTTTGATAGTACAAGCCTTAGGTAGAGTTGGATTAATACTATAAAATGCATATAGAACTATTCCATCAAAATGTTGGTGGTTGTTTTAACAAAAACCGACAAAAAAGCTTAAAGACAAGCTACGATAATTCTACAAAGTTCTACCAACATTTAAGTGGAATAGTTACATATAGGTTTAAAAAGATAGACATAGCATATAGCTGGCCAACAAAGGTTTATATAGTCATGTTAAAAATTACATATAAAATAAATCATCAAAAAAAGTTGACAAGTTTACAAAATGGCCATATAATTAAGGAACAATGAAAAACGAATAAAAAAATTATCTTATCACGAGTGGTGGAGGGACTGGCCCTATGAAACCCGGCAACCGATAAATATTCCATTTAATATTTAGAAAGGTGCCAAATCCTGCGGTTATATATTTTTATAACTGAGAGATGAGAGAATGACCAGAGTGTTTTTTTCAGCACCAGAGAGTTATTCTCTGGTGCTTTTTATCGTTTTACAAAAGAAAAAGTAAGTCTTTAGTTAAAAACTTATTAGTACAAAGATTTATTAATTTAGGCAGTTGAAAATAAATAATGATGCTGAATATCTGTTGGTTCTGTTGATATAGACTAAATTATTTTTTCAAGATGCCTTATGAAAAGGAGATAATTTTAATGATAGAAATTAGAAATTTAAGCAAAAGTTATAGCTCAAAAGTTGAAGTTCTAACAGATGTATCCATAACAATAAATGAAGGAGAAATCTACGGAATTATAGGTCACAGTGGAGCAGGAAAGTCAACATTATTAAGATGTATAAATGGACTTGAAGGCTACAATTCAGGAAGTCTTGTAGTAATGGGACAAGAAGTTAAATCACTTAAGGGTAAGAAATTAAGAACTTTCAGAAAAGACTTAGGAATGATATTCCAAGGGTTCAACTTACTTAAAAGAAAAACTGTATTTGATAATGTTGCACTTCCACTTCAAGTATGGGGATGGACAACACCAAAGGTTAGAAACAGAGTAAATGAATTGCTACAGTTAGTAGGTCTTGAAGATAAAGCGAAGGTTAAACCATCTTCACTAAGTGGTGGACAACAACAAAGAGTTGCCATTGCAAGAGCATTAGCTTTAAATCCAAAGATATTACTTTGTGATGAAGCTACTTCAGCTCTAGATCCTAAAACTACAAAGGATATCCTACAGTTATTACTTAAGATTAATAAGGAACTTGGAATAACAATAGTAGTTGTAACACACCAAATGGAAGTTGTTAAGGATATCTGTGAAAAGGTAGCTTTAATCGAAGGTGGAGTTATAAGAGCAGAAGGAAAGTCTAAGGACTTATTCTTAAACCCAGGAGTATCTTTAAAGAAATTCTTAGGTGAAGAGGATGAAAGTGAAGTATTACCAAGTGAAGGTACGAACATAAAAATATTCTTCTCAGATGGAATGAGCAAGGATACATTGATAACTTCAATGGCAAGGGAATTATCAATTGATTTCTCTATAGTATGGGGTAAGCTTGAAAAGTTCAGAGAGAGTGTACTTGGAAGCTTAGTAATCAATGTAACAGAAGAAAATAAGCAATTAGTAATAGATTATCTAGAAAAAAATCAAATTGTATGGGAGGTACTATAAGACATGGGAGAACAAACAGTACAAATATTGGTACAAGCTTTTACAGAAACATTAAGCATGACAGCTATATCAACAATCTTTGCTGTTATCATAGGTTTTGTTTTTGCAATAATAATGATAGTGGTAGCACCAGATGGCTTAAGACCAGTGCCACCAGTTTATAAAGTTTTAGACGTTATAGTTAATATATTAAGATCTTTCCCATTTGTAATATTAATGGTAGTGCTAGTTCCAGTGACAAGAATTATTGTAGGAACATCTATAGGAACAGCGGCATCTATGGTACCACTAACAATAGCAGCAGCACCATTTGTTACAAGAGTTATAGAGTCAGCTTTAAAAGAAGTGGATAAGGGAGTTATTGAAGCAGCCAAATCTTTTGGAGCAAGCAATACACAAATTATATTCAAGGTTATGTTAAAGGAAGCCATGCCATCAATAATGCTAGGAATAACTTTAACAATAATAAGTGTAGTAGGTTACTCAGCAATGGCAGGAGCTATTGGCGGAGGTGGTCTTGGAGATGCAGCCATCAGATATGGTTACCAAAGATTCCAGACAGATATAATGATCTATACAGTAATAGTGTTAATAGTGTTTGTACAAGTCTTACAAGGCTTAGGAAACTTATTATATAAGAGATTAACGAAATAAATATAAATAGAATTGCATATAGAGCAAAATACAAAAAATATATAGAATACACAAAATACAAAATCAATTAAGAGGATTTCTAGTAGTTATTCTTAAAGATAAAAAATATAAAAGATATAAGGAATAATGGACAGCTAGAAGTAAAATAATAAATTCGTACAAATATAAAAATATAAAAATATAAAAATAATTAGGGGGTTTTTCGTATGAAAAAAAGAAGAATATTAGCAATAGCAATAGCAGGAGTTTTAGCCTTAGGCATGGTAGCATGCGGAAAGAAAGATGACGCTAAGACAATTAAAATTGGGGTATCACCAAGTCCACACAAAGCAATAGTTATGGCAGCAAAACCACTACTAGAGAAAAAGGGATATAAGGTAGAAATTATAGAATTCCAAGACTATGTAAAGCCAAACATAGCTTTAAATGACAAGGAATTAGATGCAAACTTCTTCCAACACATTCCTTACTTAAATGACATGGTGAAAAAGGAAAACTTAAAGATAGAAGCAACAGTTAAGGTTCATATAGAACCAATGGCTCTATACTCAAAGAAGATAAAAAACATCAATGATTTAAAAGATGGATCAACTATAGCAATACCAAGTGACTCAACTAATGGTGCAAGAGCATTAAAGGTTCTTGAACATGGTGGACTTATAAAGGTTAAGTCAGGTGATTTGGTTACAGCTAAAGATATAACAGAAAACAAGAAAAACTTAAAGTTCAAAGAAATTGAAGCAGCTCAAATTCCAAGAAGTCTTGATGATGTAGATGCAGCTATTATAAATGGTAACTATGCACTTGATGCTGGATTCAACCCAGTTAAAGATGGTTTACTATTAGAGGAATCTAGTTCACCATATGCAAATGTAGTAGCAGTAAGAACAGCAGATAAAGATACTCAAAAGATTAAAGATCTTGATGCAGCTTTAAACTCACCAGAAGTTAAGAAGTATATCGAAAGTCAAAATGGAAAGATAATTCCAGCATTTTAATTGAGAGAGTAATTAATTAGGGGATATTGTACAATGTATTGAGAGTAAAAAGGTTTATTAGTATATAAAAACTTTTTTACTGGCAGTACAGTGCAATATCCTTCAATTTTTGTTTACAATTTTGGATTTTACATTTTATGTGAAGTGTAGTATATTAAAATAATGGACTTATTGTAATAAAGAAGATTACCTTTAAGGGAGGATATTTAAATGAACGAAGAAAATAAAAATGTAGAAGCAGATGCTGAGTTAATAAAGGAAGAAATTGCAGAAGTAAAAGAAGAGATTAAGGAAAATGAAATAAAGGAAGCACTTGAGGGTGCAGAACCTGTAGCAGAAGAAAAAGAAGATGTTAAACCAGCAATAGTACATGATCATGAACCTAAGAAACAAAGAGTAGTAGAACATGTTAAAGCTGGATTTTTCGCAAGATTAGTAGCAAGTATAGTAGATCAAGTTGTAGTGTTAGCTTTAAGTGTAGCTATATTATATGCTGCTGAGGGTATACTATTAGCATTAGGATTCTTTGTGACTCAAATACCACAATTATTCTTCATTATATATATAATAGTTGCGGTATTATACTTAGCAGTAGTTGAAAGCACAAAATTAACAAGATCAATCGGAAAAGCTTTATTAAAAATATAATCTAAAAAATGAGGAGTTTAACGGATGAAAAAAGGAAATGAGCTTGAAATATTAATAGAAGAAATGGAATTTCCTTCTCAAGGAATTGCTCATGTAGAAGATAAAAAGATATATGTGAAAAATGCATTCAAAGGACAAAAAGTCTTTGGTAGAATAACTAAAAAGAGACAAGACCATGCTGAACTTAGATTGCTAGAAGTGAGAGAAAGAGCTCCATATGAAATAGAACAAAAATGCTCTCACTTTGGAGTATGTGGAGGCTGCTCTTCACAAACAGTTCCTTATGATAAGCAATTAGAATTCAAGAAGGAACAAGTTTTGAAACTTTTTCAAGATGCAAAGGTTCCAACAGGTAATTTTAAAGGCATAGAAGAAAGCCCAATACTATGGGAATATAGAAACAAGATGGAGTTTACCTTTGGTGATGAAGAAAAGGGTGGTCCATTAACTCTTGGAATGCACATGAAGGGTAAGTCTTTTGGAGTAATAAATGTTGGCCAATGTACATTAGTTGATGAAGACTTCAGAAAGATATTAACCCTAACAGTAGATTATTTTAGAAGCAAGGAACTTCCTTACTATAGAATAATGGCAAGACAAGGTTATTTAAGAAACTTAATTGTAAGAAAAGCAAAGAAAACTGGTGAGATATTAGTAAATCTAGTAACAACAACTCAAATAAACTTTGACCTAACAGAATGGTTAGAGCTTTTAAAGAAACAAAGTTATGCAGGTAAGCTATCAACAGTTATCCATACAGAAAATGATTCTCTATCAGAAGCAGTTATAGTGGATAAACTTAATGTGCTTTTAGGAGAAGGATATATCACAGAAGAACTTCTAGGCCTAAAGTTCAAGATATCTCCGTTATCTTTCTTCCAAACAAATTCACTAGGTGCAGAAAAGCTTTATAGCATAGTACGTGATTTTATGGGAGATGCAGACAACAAGGTAGTATTTGACCTTTATTGTGGAACAGGAACAATAGGTCAAATCGCAGCAGGAAAGGCTCAAAAGGTTGTTGGTATTGAACTTATAGAAGAAGCTGTAGAAGCAGCAAACGAAAATGCCAAACTAAATGGTCTTAATAACTGTACCTTCATAGCAGGAGATGTGGCTGAAACAATCAAAACAGTAACAGATAAGCCAGACATAATCATTCTGGATCCACCAAGAAGTGGAGTAATGCCAAAAGCAATGGAATATGTAATAAAGTTCAACGCAAAGGATATAATCTATGTATCCTGCAACCCAAAATCACTAGTAACAGATCTAGCAAGATTACAATACTCTGGATACCAGATATGTGAAACAGTGTTGATGGATATGTTCCCAAATACGCCTCACGTTGAGACAGTTGTGAAACTATGCAAGAAAAATCAGTAATAAGATATGTTTATAGAATTATAAATTAATATTTTCTACCCATTTGCCACCGTAAAAAATACTTCGGTGGCAAATTATTTATAAGTTTTTCGAAGATACTAACACTATCATTTTTCATTTTCTTAGTAACGTGTGAATAAGTGTCCATAGTTGTGGCTAATTTACTATGTCTTAATCTGTTTTGGATATCTTTTATATTAGTTCCAAATTCCAATAACATAGTAGCATAAGTGTGAAGTTGTCAACCTAAGGTAGACTGCAATAAAAGCAATATTAACTTACAAAGATCTTTAAGAGAATATTTAACTTTTAAGTTATCGATTATTTCATACTCCCATCTTTTATAGTAACGAACTCCTTGTTTGTACCAACTCTTTTTGTTATATATCCTTTTTTAATATTTCAATTTTAATTTCTTGTTTTGCTGCAATTAAGCGAAGTCGGTCGAGTTCATTCATTGATTTGCTTTTATATAATGCATCAAACTTATTCCCAGGCTTCTTTTTGTTTTCTAAACCAGCTTCTCCGTCGTCTAAATATTTGTGAATCCAAGTTGAAATCATACCAATTGAAATTCCTTCATCTTTTGCTAGAATTGGGCGAACTATACTTTCATCAAAATACCTACGAACAATATGGAGTTTTTCTTCCTTAGTCCATGTTCTATTTTGACCACCTTTTCGTCTACTTATCATAATCACATCCTTATACCTAAATTTAAATATAAAAAGTAGACATGCTTTCATGTCCACTTTTTTACAACTTCAGAAAGAGAAATTCCAATACTGCTTTTTTCTATTTGATGAAGTTATTGACAAAAATCTCTAAAGTTATACAATTAAATGGTAACTATATTTTTAAGGGGGATATGTATATGTCAAAATTAATCAAATGTAAGGCTTGTGGAAGTGAAATTGCAGCAGGGGCAAAATGTCCAAAGTGCGGACATGATAGTAGAGGCTTTTTTAGTAAGCACAAAATAATAACTGGGATTCTAGTAATAATCATGTTAGCTGCTATAGGAAAGGCAATGGGAATTAAAGATGAACCAAAGAAGGTAGCTGATAATACAAGCAAATCAGCTGCAACATCAAACGCTAAAAAAGAAGAAAAGAAAGAAGAAAAGAAAGATTTTAAAATTGGAGATACAGTTGCACTAAAAGGTCTTAACTTAACGGTTACGAAGGTTGATAAAAGTAATGGAACAGACTTTGAAAAACCTAAGAATGGGAATGAATATGTTATAGTACATGTTAAGATTCAAAATAAAGGTGCTGATAAAATAAGCTATAATCCTTTTTATTTTAAAGTCCAAAATAGTAAAGGACAAATAATAAATGAAACATTTACAACAATAAATCAAGATAGTGCTTTAAACAGTGGAGATTTAGCAGCTAATGGAGAAATAGAAGGAACAATTGCCTTTGAAGAACCTAAAAATGATAATGGATTAGTGTTACAATATCAAGACAATGTATTTCTTAAGGATGAAAAAATAGCTATTAATTTAAAATAATTTTAAAAGCAGTGAATTTGTCTTCAATGCTTTTTAGAATAAATATATTTTAATTAGTATGGTGGAACAATTTAAATTTCAACCCGTGTGGAGACGGCTTGATTGATGTAACGGGTTGGAAAATAGG comes from Clostridium sp. TW13 and encodes:
- a CDS encoding glycoside hydrolase family 2 protein, with protein sequence MREIIGISNGWKFAMLDAEDVLEFAKDNLVWEEITLPHTWNAMDCVDVSSIKDYKGNSYLRGIGVYFNHIVFYRETYEGKQIYLEFEGANTVTEVYINGVYVGKHEGGYSAFRFNITDYVKLDEDTFIIVKVDNAETTYIAPLASEGDFTKFGGIYRDVNIIAVNGVHIDLEDYGADGVYISYEVSEDLKSVEIITVVKIANETDKKVEGKLETVFCDGEENIILTMRGEVSIKAFSVESVELKGRIYNPHLWNGLKDPYLYKVMTSVLNNGKIVDELSISTGLRSYSVDNNTFYLNGEVYSIHGVNYHQDSYENGWAMDDRQRIRDYDVMLNMGVTAVRMAHYQHDKFEYSLCDETGILVYSEIPLINRSKSKEFKIDWNKFCGNIKQQLVEMIRQNFNHPSVILWGISNELYDVDDDTCKLYKELCSLAKLEDRSRMTIYADNTASNSTDKRSKDTDLIGYNRYDGWYYSKLGDMSKWIGEKIAQNNYKPACISEYGAGGAVSHHMEEPNQKDIVADGTPHYEEYQATFHEETWADIASSGKVWGSFIWCMFDFASHSRVEGDTLGINDKGLVTRNRLIYKDAYYFYQSIWSHSNTLHITSSRMINRANLIPEVKIYSNALMVELFVGNENVGVVKAQDLDSYHNTVFKFENVYIDKGIKNQVRAVATYSDGTTKDEMVQWVGVG
- a CDS encoding MetQ/NlpA family ABC transporter substrate-binding protein, with protein sequence MKKRRILAIAIAGVLALGMVACGKKDDAKTIKIGVSPSPHKAIVMAAKPLLEKKGYKVEIIEFQDYVKPNIALNDKELDANFFQHIPYLNDMVKKENLKIEATVKVHIEPMALYSKKIKNINDLKDGSTIAIPSDSTNGARALKVLEHGGLIKVKSGDLVTAKDITENKKNLKFKEIEAAQIPRSLDDVDAAIINGNYALDAGFNPVKDGLLLEESSSPYANVVAVRTADKDTQKIKDLDAALNSPEVKKYIESQNGKIIPAF
- a CDS encoding transposase encodes the protein MISRRKGGQNRTWTKEEKLHIVRRYFDESIVRPILAKDEGISIGMISTWIHKYLDDGEAGLENKKKPGNKFDALYKSKSMNELDRLRLIAAKQEIKIEILKKDI
- the rlmD gene encoding 23S rRNA (uracil(1939)-C(5))-methyltransferase RlmD, translating into MKKGNELEILIEEMEFPSQGIAHVEDKKIYVKNAFKGQKVFGRITKKRQDHAELRLLEVRERAPYEIEQKCSHFGVCGGCSSQTVPYDKQLEFKKEQVLKLFQDAKVPTGNFKGIEESPILWEYRNKMEFTFGDEEKGGPLTLGMHMKGKSFGVINVGQCTLVDEDFRKILTLTVDYFRSKELPYYRIMARQGYLRNLIVRKAKKTGEILVNLVTTTQINFDLTEWLELLKKQSYAGKLSTVIHTENDSLSEAVIVDKLNVLLGEGYITEELLGLKFKISPLSFFQTNSLGAEKLYSIVRDFMGDADNKVVFDLYCGTGTIGQIAAGKAQKVVGIELIEEAVEAANENAKLNGLNNCTFIAGDVAETIKTVTDKPDIIILDPPRSGVMPKAMEYVIKFNAKDIIYVSCNPKSLVTDLARLQYSGYQICETVLMDMFPNTPHVETVVKLCKKNQ
- a CDS encoding methionine ABC transporter ATP-binding protein: MIEIRNLSKSYSSKVEVLTDVSITINEGEIYGIIGHSGAGKSTLLRCINGLEGYNSGSLVVMGQEVKSLKGKKLRTFRKDLGMIFQGFNLLKRKTVFDNVALPLQVWGWTTPKVRNRVNELLQLVGLEDKAKVKPSSLSGGQQQRVAIARALALNPKILLCDEATSALDPKTTKDILQLLLKINKELGITIVVVTHQMEVVKDICEKVALIEGGVIRAEGKSKDLFLNPGVSLKKFLGEEDESEVLPSEGTNIKIFFSDGMSKDTLITSMARELSIDFSIVWGKLEKFRESVLGSLVINVTEENKQLVIDYLEKNQIVWEVL
- a CDS encoding methionine ABC transporter permease, yielding MGEQTVQILVQAFTETLSMTAISTIFAVIIGFVFAIIMIVVAPDGLRPVPPVYKVLDVIVNILRSFPFVILMVVLVPVTRIIVGTSIGTAASMVPLTIAAAPFVTRVIESALKEVDKGVIEAAKSFGASNTQIIFKVMLKEAMPSIMLGITLTIISVVGYSAMAGAIGGGGLGDAAIRYGYQRFQTDIMIYTVIVLIVFVQVLQGLGNLLYKRLTK
- a CDS encoding RDD family protein: MNEENKNVEADAELIKEEIAEVKEEIKENEIKEALEGAEPVAEEKEDVKPAIVHDHEPKKQRVVEHVKAGFFARLVASIVDQVVVLALSVAILYAAEGILLALGFFVTQIPQLFFIIYIIVAVLYLAVVESTKLTRSIGKALLKI
- a CDS encoding DUF4352 domain-containing protein, producing the protein MSKLIKCKACGSEIAAGAKCPKCGHDSRGFFSKHKIITGILVIIMLAAIGKAMGIKDEPKKVADNTSKSAATSNAKKEEKKEEKKDFKIGDTVALKGLNLTVTKVDKSNGTDFEKPKNGNEYVIVHVKIQNKGADKISYNPFYFKVQNSKGQIINETFTTINQDSALNSGDLAANGEIEGTIAFEEPKNDNGLVLQYQDNVFLKDEKIAINLK